The genomic segment CAACGAGATAGTATCAATGGCTCATCCCAGAGGCGTCAAAATACACATGACTTTCACCCTTTTCGGCACATCATCTGTTTCGTCTTTTCTGAACAATTCCTCAGCAAGACAGACAGCTATATCAAACATAGTCAACCTCGTCGAAGACAGGGGTATAGAAGGCGCGAACATTGATTTTGAATTTGTTTCATCGTCTGTCAGGGATTCTTTCACTCTATTTATACGTCAGTTATCAAGTGCCCTCCGAACCAGCTCTGCCGGCAGAAAAGAACTTTACATCGCCATGCCTTGCGTTCCTTCCTGGTATCCGGGTTATAATTTTACGGATTTGGCTGACACTGTCGATGGCTTATTTATAATGGCCTATGATTACCATTACAGCGGGTCTTCCACAGCCGGCCCTGTTTCTCCGACTGTCAACAGCTCTTTCTGGGGTTATTACGCGGTCAACACCTCTATTGGCGACATAATCAATTCATGGGGAACAGACAGAAAAAAAGTGATTCTGGGAATGCCGTATTATGGAATCGAATGGCCGACGACCTCTCAGTCTGCTGGATCATCCACGACAGGCAATGGGAGCGCGGTTACATTCAACAACGCCAAATCAAACGCTTATACATACGGCAGAATATGGGACGATAATTCTCAAACCCCATGGTACAGATACAACGACGGCTCATGGCGGCAATGCTGGTATGACGATTCGGTAAGCATTGGATTGAAGCTTGCAATCGCCCGTGACAGCGCTCTTGCCGGAGCGGGGTGTTGGGCTTTGGGATACGATTACGGTGAAGACGATCTCTGGAACGTAATCGAAAGTACTTTTTGGATAGGCGCTCCTGTTCTGCACTGTTCGTTCGAAGTCATCGCCTCTTCGCTAAACTTAAGGGCAGGACCTTCTTCTTCTTATCCGGTTATTTCGCAATTGCACGCCGGCCAAAAATTCGTGCTTTTCGATAGAAACGGCAATTGGTACAAGATATACCATCCTTCGGCCAGCGGCGCCGCTCACGGGTGGGCTTACGGAGGGAGCGGAAACCCTCTCAAATATTTAAAGGGAGCCAACGGAGGCGACCTTCTTCAGGTGACGGCATCTTTGCTGAATGTCAGGTCGGGACCCACAACCGATTCTTCCGTTTTGACTTTGATTTCGGAAGGTCAATGCTTTGTTCCGGACTCATACTCGGGGGACTGGGCCAGAATATTTCTCTCCGACAGCAACGGCCAGGGATGGATACACTGGCAATCCTATACAAGGCAGATCCATTTTCCAGAAGATTCCAACGCTTTCTTTTTGACGGTGGACTTCTTTTGTTGCCAAGACACAGTGTTCTCTGGGGACACTTTCAGTTTAGAGGTATTCACAATAAACACGGGCGAATCGCCTTTAGACTCTCAACTTTTACTCTGTTCAGACAGCGCGAGTCCTTTCTATTATCCCGGGTCTTGGACCGATTCCTTTAATGCCGTAACTGAAGGTTTTCAAGCCCTACCCAGTCAGTATTCGAATAGAAATTCCCTGATGAGGGCTCCTGCGGTCGGATCTTGTCAGACGATATATCAGACTTTCAGATTTAAAAGAGGTCAAAATCCAATTTCAAGCGACTTCACATTTTCTGTCGTCGTTATACCCTCTTCTACGGTTGAAGAAGAAATTAATTCAATCTCTTCCAACACCGTTCAAGCGAGCATTCAACCCCTTGTATTCAGAGAATTATGTTTTTTGGAAGTAGATTCTGACCTCGAATACGAATTGCAAGTTTTTGACGTATCCGGGAGGGTTGTTTTTGCGCACAGAGGCGATGGAAGAAAAATCGCCTTCGGGAACAACCTGCCGTGCGGCAGTTATTTTTACCTGTTCAGAACGGTAGATGACGTGCAAAATCCGTTTATTTTATACGGCAAGATGACAAAAGTGATAGACGATTGAACAGTTGTAAAAAGGCGAAAATCTAAATGTTATTTTTTCCAAAATAACTTCGGACTGTTTTTGACGGTTGTTTTATGGATTTCATGATTTCGAAGAATTCATCTCTGTTTTTGATTTCTGATATTTTAAGCAGAAATTCGCTGTCGCCGAAAATTTTTCCTATGGAGGCGAGAATCTGAAGATGAGGGGATTCTGCTTCAGGTGAGAGAATGAGAAAAAAAAGCTTGGAATCTTTGTTGTCTATCGAATCGAATTTCACGCCGCAGCGAGAAATTCCAACTGCAATTTCAACATTCTTTACCCTGTTAGTCCTTATATGAGGAACCGCAAGTCCGTTTTCAAGACCTGTGCTCATCATGTCTTCTCTTTCCAATATCTTTTCGAACAAAAATTTCTTTTCTGTAATTTTACCGTTTTGAAACAAAACTTCAAGCAACTCCTTTATCACTTCTTCCTTTTTAACTGATTTCAAAGGCACAACAACGCATTTCGGATCAATAAATTTCATTAGGTTGACGTCATTTTTCGAAAATCCGTTCGTTATTATCTCTTTTTTCAACTCTTCAGGTTTGGCAATAGTTTTAAGGTGCTGGGCAGTTTCAAAAAGTTCGAGAAATGATTCGTAGGCGATTGTATTTATGAGCCCGACGTCTTCTTTTTTGGATTTGAAAATGATTTTGTCCTCAACAGCCGACATTTTCAGGAAGACCTTTTCTTTTCTGATGTAGTGAATGTTGTCCTGAGATTGTATGTGGGTTATAAAAAAGCCTTCTTTACTGAAATTGACAAGAATGTTTGACAGTATCAATGAAAACAGTTCGGGATTTGAAATGTCGAATGTTGTATCTACTTCATCAAACCCTTTGGGGTCTCTTTTTATGCCTTTTTTACTAGATTTGAATGAAGCGTCAATGAACGGAGGAGAGACGATTATGCTGAGCATTGCCATCATCATGCTCACGCCGAACGTCTTTTCGTCGAAAAGGTTGCTCATAAGGGCAAAACTCGCTATTATCAGGGCGACTTCAGCTCTCGGGACCATACCCAGGCCAATCCTCAGGGCACCTCTTAGGTTGAAATTGGTAATGTAAGCCGGAAGCGCACAACCGAATATTTTAGACACAAAAGCGAAGAGAGAAAACAACAGACCGAAGATCACGATTTCTTTGACAAAAAATATCGAAGGGTCTACGAGCATCCCCATGATAGTGAAGAAAAATGGCAAGAAGAAGGCCTCAAGGGGGTTCAGCGATTCTTTGACCACATAGCTTATATCAGTTCTCGAAAGGGACAATCCCATTACATAGGCTCCGACAATAAGGGCAAGACCTGATTTTTCAAAAATTCCTCCCATAAAAAAAGCAAGAGAAAGGGACAGAAGCGAAAATGTCATCTTGTTTTTGAAAACTTTAAGGGCTCTGCCGATTTTTCTCGCGGCGAGAAGGCTTAGAACGGTGAATATCAGCCAAAGAGCGATGATTTTGATTGAAAATGAAAGAATGCTGAAAAGGGTTTCGCTTGACGAAGAAGAGGATTGAGCTCGTGAAGTCGAAACCGCGACGACGATCGACAAGGTCAATATTCCCAGGACGTCATCTATAACCGCCGCTGAAATTACAGAAACCCCCTCCGGAGTATCTATTTTTTTCCTCTCCGAGAGTATTCTCACCGTTACGCCCACCGAAGTAGCCATGCTTATACATCCGAGAAGCATGGATTTGGGTGAAAGAAAAGGTTCATGGAGAAACAAAACCGAAGCCAGGTCACCGAGTAAAAAAGAAAAAAAAGCGCCGGAAAGACCTATAAAACTCGCTGAAAGAGAATAGTGCAGGAACAATTTGATGTCGGTTTCAAGTCCTGAAAAGAACAAAAGCATCATGGAAGCCACAGTGGCGAATGAATACAATTCAGCGCTCACGGGGAAACCCATTGCTGAGTTGAAAGGGAATAGGCCTTCGGGAAAACCGGGGAGTGGTATTTTACCCAGAACATAAGGACCTATTATCACTCCGGCAATGATTTCACCCAAAACCGAAGGCAGCCTCAATTTTTTGAAAAGCAGCCCTGAACCGGTTGCGGCTATTAGTATTATACCCGCCTGAAAGACAAATCTTGTCATGTATTCCGTCATTATTTTTCCTTTGATGCTCGATATTATGGAAATGTTGTGCTGATTATACTTCAAAGGGATAGAAAATCAACAAAAAACAGACTTTCTGAACCGCACAATCAAATTTCTTTACATACAAAAAAAAGTGTATTATTAAAACGTAAGAGTTTAAATGATACGGTCAACAGTGAAAATATCCATTATTATACCATTGTCAATTGCTGTCTTCGCCAATTTAAGCGCTGTCACGGCGGAAGAAATAGCGGCAAAACTGGATGACCTTTACCGAAGCCAATCGAGCATGGGAAAGGTTGAAATGACAATAACAACCCCGGAGTGGCAAAGAACCCTTGTCTTTGAAATCTGGACTCTGGGTATGGAAAAAACATTTGTCAAAATCGTATCTCCTGAAAGAGAAAAGGACTTTGCGACGCTGAGAATAGGAAACGAGATGTGGAACTACCTTCCAGCCACAAACAGAGTAATGAAAATACCTCCGTCTATGATGCTGTCCTCCTGGATGGGGTCTGATTTTACAAACGACGATTTGGTAAGAGAGTCATCCTACATCGAAGATTACACCTTCCAAATAGTGAAAGTTGAAAATCCCGTTCAGGGAGAAATATACCTGGAGATGATTCCTAAAGAGACCTCCGCCGTAGTGTGGGGGAAAATAATAACTGCTGTCCGAGAAGGCGATTTTCTGCCTTTGTGGCAAAAGTATTACGATGAGGACGGAAACTTCATGAGAGAAATGGTATTCACAGAAATTGTAAATTTCGGATCGAGAGAAATACCTTCCACAATGGAGATAAGACCCCTGGACAAACCCGGAAACAGCACAGTTGTTCGTTTTATCGATATCGAATTCGACACAGACATTGACGAAGGGATATTTTCTCTGAGAAACCTGCAAAGAAATTGAAACTCATACTGAAAATCGCTCTGAGAAATGTTTTTCGTCAAAAGAGAAGATCCCTGTTGACCGGAATGATGATGAGCGTTGGATTCGCTCTTTTCTCAACAAGCATCGCGTGGATTGACGGATCCTATAATACCATAATAACAAATTTCACCGAGAACAAACTCGGGCACCTCCAGATCCACGTAAAGGGTTATCTTGATTCTCCGAGCATCTATAAAAGAATAAAATCGGCTTACGCTTTGGGAGATTCAATTCTAAATATAGAAGGAGTTAGGAGCTGGACTCCGAGAATTTTAGCCGGAGGCCTTGGCATGGTCGGTGAAAACACAGCGGCCGTGCAGATAATCGCCGTTGACCCTGCAAGAGAAGACCTCTCTTCCAAATTAAACAAAAAAGTTATAGAAGGCTCTTACCTGCCTGATGTAAACAGCAAAAAAGTTTTGATAGGAAAAGATTTGGCAAAAATTATTTCAGCCGAAATCGGCGACACAATAGTGTTTTTATCCCAGTCGGCGGATGGATCAATCGCCAATGATCAGTATGAAATATCAGGCATCGTATCTACAGGTAACCCTTCTGAAGACAGGATTTATTGCTACATGGATATCAAAGACGCCTGGAATCTTTTTTACATGCAAGGAAGCTGCCACGAGATATCGATACTGATCAATTCAATAGACGACATAGAGAATATGAAGAGGAAAATCGGCTCGATTCTGCCCGAAGACCTCGAAATTAAAACTTGGAAAGAATTCGCCAGGTCATTTTACAAAGCGATGCAAGCCGACAGGGCGGGGGACATGGTTTTCAGAATAATAATCATGCTGATAATATCAGTCGGGATATTCAATTCCGTTCTGATGGCTGTTTTGGAGAGGACCAGAGAATACGGGCTTCTGAAATCTCTCGGAATGAAACCTTCTGAAATCTTTGGTTTAATATACTCCGAGCTTTTCATACTCTCGTCATTCAGCGTCTTTGCCGGCTCCGTCATCGCAACCCTTGCAATTTGGTTTTTGTCTTACAAAGGATTGACGCTCGGAGAGGGATTTTCTTACGGAGGGATGATTTTCAGCGAATTGAAAGCCACATTTTCCATAAGGGCGTTTTACGAACCTTTGTTACTGCTGGTTTTATCTGTTGCCGCCGTGACTTTTTTCCCGGCTTTGAAAGCCTCCAATACCGACCCAATAGTCTCAATGAGAGATTTTTAGCGAATATGTTTTTAACAATTTCCAAAATCGCTCGCCGAAACATCCTGAGAAACAAAAAGCGGAGTCTGATAACCGCTGTATCGGTCGGTCTTGGTTTGTCGGTTTTAATATTGACCGATGCATTGATTCAAGGTTTC from the candidate division WOR-3 bacterium genome contains:
- a CDS encoding SH3 domain-containing protein; translation: MFLFYCFSLIFLGTTVHFQEYEKNRKDFDFSQVWQEPVPLAEISSEGLTRDYYGYLPSWVSNTSYQEFDFRLLTHIAYFSVELNTSGEVGSIPNQTRFNEIVSMAHPRGVKIHMTFTLFGTSSVSSFLNNSSARQTAISNIVNLVEDRGIEGANIDFEFVSSSVRDSFTLFIRQLSSALRTSSAGRKELYIAMPCVPSWYPGYNFTDLADTVDGLFIMAYDYHYSGSSTAGPVSPTVNSSFWGYYAVNTSIGDIINSWGTDRKKVILGMPYYGIEWPTTSQSAGSSTTGNGSAVTFNNAKSNAYTYGRIWDDNSQTPWYRYNDGSWRQCWYDDSVSIGLKLAIARDSALAGAGCWALGYDYGEDDLWNVIESTFWIGAPVLHCSFEVIASSLNLRAGPSSSYPVISQLHAGQKFVLFDRNGNWYKIYHPSASGAAHGWAYGGSGNPLKYLKGANGGDLLQVTASLLNVRSGPTTDSSVLTLISEGQCFVPDSYSGDWARIFLSDSNGQGWIHWQSYTRQIHFPEDSNAFFLTVDFFCCQDTVFSGDTFSLEVFTINTGESPLDSQLLLCSDSASPFYYPGSWTDSFNAVTEGFQALPSQYSNRNSLMRAPAVGSCQTIYQTFRFKRGQNPISSDFTFSVVVIPSSTVEEEINSISSNTVQASIQPLVFRELCFLEVDSDLEYELQVFDVSGRVVFAHRGDGRKIAFGNNLPCGSYFYLFRTVDDVQNPFILYGKMTKVIDD
- a CDS encoding cation:proton antiporter codes for the protein MKYNQHNISIISSIKGKIMTEYMTRFVFQAGIILIAATGSGLLFKKLRLPSVLGEIIAGVIIGPYVLGKIPLPGFPEGLFPFNSAMGFPVSAELYSFATVASMMLLFFSGLETDIKLFLHYSLSASFIGLSGAFFSFLLGDLASVLFLHEPFLSPKSMLLGCISMATSVGVTVRILSERKKIDTPEGVSVISAAVIDDVLGILTLSIVVAVSTSRAQSSSSSSETLFSILSFSIKIIALWLIFTVLSLLAARKIGRALKVFKNKMTFSLLSLSLAFFMGGIFEKSGLALIVGAYVMGLSLSRTDISYVVKESLNPLEAFFLPFFFTIMGMLVDPSIFFVKEIVIFGLLFSLFAFVSKIFGCALPAYITNFNLRGALRIGLGMVPRAEVALIIASFALMSNLFDEKTFGVSMMMAMLSIIVSPPFIDASFKSSKKGIKRDPKGFDEVDTTFDISNPELFSLILSNILVNFSKEGFFITHIQSQDNIHYIRKEKVFLKMSAVEDKIIFKSKKEDVGLINTIAYESFLELFETAQHLKTIAKPEELKKEIITNGFSKNDVNLMKFIDPKCVVVPLKSVKKEEVIKELLEVLFQNGKITEKKFLFEKILEREDMMSTGLENGLAVPHIRTNRVKNVEIAVGISRCGVKFDSIDNKDSKLFFLILSPEAESPHLQILASIGKIFGDSEFLLKISEIKNRDEFFEIMKSIKQPSKTVRSYFGKNNI
- a CDS encoding outer membrane lipoprotein-sorting protein, which produces MIRSTVKISIIIPLSIAVFANLSAVTAEEIAAKLDDLYRSQSSMGKVEMTITTPEWQRTLVFEIWTLGMEKTFVKIVSPEREKDFATLRIGNEMWNYLPATNRVMKIPPSMMLSSWMGSDFTNDDLVRESSYIEDYTFQIVKVENPVQGEIYLEMIPKETSAVVWGKIITAVREGDFLPLWQKYYDEDGNFMREMVFTEIVNFGSREIPSTMEIRPLDKPGNSTVVRFIDIEFDTDIDEGIFSLRNLQRN
- a CDS encoding ABC transporter permease, yielding MKLILKIALRNVFRQKRRSLLTGMMMSVGFALFSTSIAWIDGSYNTIITNFTENKLGHLQIHVKGYLDSPSIYKRIKSAYALGDSILNIEGVRSWTPRILAGGLGMVGENTAAVQIIAVDPAREDLSSKLNKKVIEGSYLPDVNSKKVLIGKDLAKIISAEIGDTIVFLSQSADGSIANDQYEISGIVSTGNPSEDRIYCYMDIKDAWNLFYMQGSCHEISILINSIDDIENMKRKIGSILPEDLEIKTWKEFARSFYKAMQADRAGDMVFRIIIMLIISVGIFNSVLMAVLERTREYGLLKSLGMKPSEIFGLIYSELFILSSFSVFAGSVIATLAIWFLSYKGLTLGEGFSYGGMIFSELKATFSIRAFYEPLLLLVLSVAAVTFFPALKASNTDPIVSMRDF